GGCGAACAGACTGCCAAAAGCGATATTGATATTTTTATATTAACCAATAATCCGTTGGAAATAAGAAAATTACTGCCAGCCAAAATTAACCGACTGCTTCTTAAGGCCATAATTAAAAAACCGAATGAGTGGAGCGAAATGGAAATTAAGGAACCGGAGTTTTTTAGGGAAATAAAAAACGGGATTAAATTATATGAATCAAGATTTTAATGATTGCCTGGACAAGGGCAAGATAAAAATATTTTCCAGGGGGAAGTTTGTTGCCCCTAAGGAAATCAGATTGGCTGAGGAAGACTTGAAGATTGCCTCGGCAAGCTTTAGTGACGGCAATTTTCGCTGGTGCGTGATTCAGACGTATTATTCTATGTTTCATTCAGCGAGAGCCTTATTGTATTATCAAAATTATCGGGAGCATAGCCATTATTGCCTTATTCAGGCAATCAGAGCATTGTATGTTGGAAACAAATTATTGGATTTGTCACTGGTTGAAGCAATGGCCGAAGCGAAAAATCTGAGGGAAGCCGCGGATTATTACGGAGATTATAGCCAAATTAACGCGGAAAAATTATTGGAACATGCCAAGAATTTTTTAAAAGCGGCAAAGGATATTATAAAAAATGGTACTTTATAGCGGACTTCAGTCCGCGAATGACCCCATTACCTTACGGGGACTTCCACCGTCGCTCTGTGAGTTATGGCGGACAAGAAAGTCCCCTGTAATGATTTTTCTTTGTTAAGGTCCTCTGTAATGATTTCTCTTTATTTTTATGATAAAATTAAG
Above is a window of Patescibacteria group bacterium DNA encoding:
- a CDS encoding HEPN domain-containing protein, with amino-acid sequence MNQDFNDCLDKGKIKIFSRGKFVAPKEIRLAEEDLKIASASFSDGNFRWCVIQTYYSMFHSARALLYYQNYREHSHYCLIQAIRALYVGNKLLDLSLVEAMAEAKNLREAADYYGDYSQINAEKLLEHAKNFLKAAKDIIKNGTL